A portion of the candidate division KSB1 bacterium genome contains these proteins:
- a CDS encoding thioredoxin domain-containing protein has protein sequence MNRTARIAVVVVLLVAVGVVLVLRGRVDKGPRQEATVAELTAGGKEDLGSAAEAKEASPGQASAEPVAVAPPAALPKGTVALVDGRPITEEYLRTTFESLPPQYKQEFQGDMETFLDQLIVRDLLLNEARRRGLTAADSSGGESQDGTIQALVNALGSAVQVSDAEARRFYAEHAEEVQGATFEQVESSIRDYLGQQKFVASISSLIDSLRSAAKIVKNEEWLAAQRAAQPPDPLEPALRSDKPTVLDLGSDSCVPCKMMKPIFAELEKEYKGKANILLLDVYEHRRLARQYQVRVIPTQVFFDHQGRVFWRHEGFMSKEEIVSKLRELGVE, from the coding sequence ATGAACCGTACGGCAAGAATAGCAGTCGTCGTTGTGTTGCTGGTGGCAGTTGGTGTGGTGCTGGTGCTGCGCGGCAGGGTGGACAAGGGGCCGCGTCAAGAGGCAACTGTGGCGGAACTGACGGCCGGAGGGAAGGAGGATCTGGGGAGTGCAGCCGAGGCGAAAGAGGCGTCACCCGGTCAAGCGTCTGCTGAGCCTGTGGCAGTGGCGCCACCTGCGGCTCTTCCCAAGGGCACTGTCGCCCTGGTGGATGGCCGGCCCATTACCGAGGAGTACCTGCGCACCACCTTCGAAAGCCTGCCGCCTCAGTACAAGCAGGAGTTTCAAGGTGACATGGAGACCTTCTTGGACCAGCTCATTGTGCGCGATCTGCTCCTCAACGAGGCCAGGCGCCGCGGGCTGACGGCAGCGGACTCCTCCGGGGGCGAGAGCCAGGACGGCACCATCCAGGCGCTGGTGAACGCCTTGGGGAGCGCCGTACAAGTGTCGGATGCCGAGGCCAGGCGCTTCTACGCCGAACACGCCGAGGAGGTGCAGGGCGCAACCTTTGAGCAGGTGGAGAGCAGTATTCGCGACTACTTGGGCCAGCAAAAGTTCGTCGCCTCTATCTCTTCACTCATTGATAGCCTTCGCTCAGCAGCGAAGATTGTCAAGAACGAGGAATGGCTGGCGGCACAGCGAGCGGCCCAGCCCCCAGACCCGCTGGAGCCTGCGCTGCGCAGTGACAAGCCGACGGTGCTTGACCTTGGCTCGGACAGCTGCGTGCCGTGCAAGATGATGAAGCCCATCTTCGCCGAGCTGGAGAAGGAGTACAAGGGGAAGGCGAACATCCTGCTCTTGGATGTGTATGAGCACCGGCGGTTAGCCCGCCAGTATCAGGTGCGAGTCATCCCCACGCAGGTGTTCTTTGACCACCAGGGGAGAGTCTTCTGGCGCCACGAAGGATTCATGTCCAAAGAGGAAATCGTCAGCAAACTGCGCGAGTTAGGAGTGGAGTAG
- a CDS encoding arsenate reductase ArsC — translation MGRKLKVLFLCTGNSCRSQMAEGWTRRLKGDAIEVWSAGIEPKEVDPRAVAVMAEAGVDISGQRSKHVREVMDIPFDYVVTVCDHARETCPLFPGAAKRVHMGFRDPPELARRARTEEEAMQIYRRVRDEIRAFVEEMPGILETVSSAERHTAERKGR, via the coding sequence ATGGGCAGAAAGCTGAAAGTGCTTTTCCTATGCACCGGCAATTCCTGCCGCAGCCAGATGGCCGAGGGCTGGACACGCCGTTTGAAAGGCGACGCCATCGAGGTGTGGTCGGCCGGCATTGAACCGAAGGAGGTAGACCCGCGCGCGGTGGCCGTAATGGCTGAAGCAGGGGTGGACATCTCGGGCCAGCGTTCCAAGCACGTGCGCGAGGTGATGGACATTCCCTTCGACTATGTGGTCACCGTGTGCGATCACGCGCGGGAAACGTGTCCATTGTTTCCGGGTGCCGCAAAACGGGTGCACATGGGTTTCAGGGATCCTCCGGAACTGGCACGCCGGGCGCGCACCGAGGAGGAAGCCATGCAGATCTACCGACGCGTGCGCGACGAAATTAGGGCGTTCGTGGAGGAGATGCCAGGGATCTTGGAGACCGTCTCTTCCGCAGAGCGCCACACCGCTGAGAGGAAGGGCCGGTGA
- a CDS encoding thioredoxin family protein, which translates to MSEDSRVLTIQVIGPGCPRRDTLERRVYDACAELGSVADIVLVRDLKEYAKLGIVFTPALVVDGKVVLSGRVPSLAELKGLLGKLAGAEV; encoded by the coding sequence ATGAGTGAGGATTCTCGTGTGTTGACGATTCAAGTTATTGGTCCGGGATGTCCACGCCGCGACACTTTGGAGCGGCGCGTATACGATGCATGCGCCGAGCTTGGCTCGGTGGCGGACATCGTACTTGTGCGAGATCTGAAGGAATATGCGAAGCTGGGCATCGTCTTTACCCCGGCGCTCGTGGTGGATGGCAAGGTGGTGTTGAGCGGGCGAGTCCCCTCCCTTGCGGAACTGAAGGGCCTTCTCGGGAAGCTGGCGGGAGCAGAAGTATGA
- a CDS encoding thioredoxin family protein, protein MGGILSVTIGGRPVGLIGVEEALAEAKARRFADDEEVKAFLLAAIKAENYVPPQKEAEYAEALLQLYRKAMGMAVAEEESRGLVIRVLGPGCVFCERMTADILAILAEMGVAADFQHVRDLQEIARFGLVPTPALVINGKVVAAGRAPSRTQLKAMIEQAIGGTAHQ, encoded by the coding sequence ATGGGCGGCATACTATCCGTCACCATCGGCGGCCGGCCTGTGGGCCTGATCGGGGTCGAAGAGGCACTGGCCGAGGCTAAGGCACGCCGCTTTGCTGACGATGAAGAGGTGAAGGCTTTCTTGTTGGCGGCCATCAAGGCGGAGAACTATGTACCCCCGCAAAAGGAGGCGGAGTACGCGGAAGCGCTGCTACAGCTCTATCGGAAAGCCATGGGCATGGCGGTGGCCGAAGAGGAGAGCCGCGGCTTGGTCATCCGCGTGCTGGGTCCTGGGTGTGTCTTTTGCGAGCGCATGACGGCCGACATCCTCGCCATCCTGGCGGAGATGGGGGTGGCGGCCGATTTCCAGCACGTCCGCGACTTGCAGGAAATCGCACGCTTTGGCCTGGTGCCCACGCCGGCGCTGGTCATCAATGGCAAGGTCGTGGCGGCTGGTCGCGCCCCCTCCCGCACGCAGCTGAAGGCCATGATTGAACAGGCCATAGGCGGCACCGCCCACCAATGA
- a CDS encoding sigma-70 family RNA polymerase sigma factor has translation MHDELISRVAAGDAQAFTEFYQRYAGVVLNLCFRLVRDREDANDLTQEVFVRVFRQASSFRHQAQPLTWLYRIATNLCLNHLRRAKRHDPRGAISELEEASAAQGAHNSERPDVLVERREAQALVWRAIESLPPAQRAALVLQKYEGLSCQEIAAVMGCSVASVHSRLHRAKENLARALVAALREE, from the coding sequence GTGCACGACGAGTTGATTAGCAGGGTCGCGGCTGGCGATGCGCAGGCCTTTACGGAATTTTACCAGCGGTACGCAGGGGTGGTGTTGAACCTCTGTTTCCGTCTGGTGAGGGACCGTGAAGACGCCAACGACCTCACGCAGGAGGTCTTTGTGCGGGTCTTTCGCCAGGCGAGCTCCTTCCGCCACCAGGCCCAGCCGCTGACCTGGCTCTATCGCATCGCCACCAACCTCTGCCTCAATCACCTGCGGCGTGCAAAGCGGCATGATCCCCGTGGGGCAATCAGCGAGCTCGAAGAAGCAAGCGCAGCCCAGGGTGCCCACAACTCGGAGCGCCCCGACGTGCTGGTGGAGCGCCGAGAGGCACAGGCCCTGGTGTGGCGGGCGATAGAGTCGTTGCCACCAGCACAGCGTGCGGCATTAGTCCTGCAGAAGTACGAGGGGCTCTCCTGTCAGGAGATTGCCGCGGTCATGGGGTGTTCGGTTGCCTCGGTGCACTCGCGCTTGCACCGCGCCAAGGAGAATTTGGCGCGAGCGCTTGTTGCCGCCTTGCGCGAAGAATGA
- a CDS encoding zf-HC2 domain-containing protein: MKCAKVQKWLLRYVDGELSERQSRRVADHLRECASCAREAARLGGLWQAAVPPEELAPSAVLWYKIRARTIDAVQEKSGWAAFGAQWAPAFSTAGVVTFGVAVGLLLGRLLFGPSLGGARSTSVRPTGQLDALTYRLVFEALPPGSLPKVYSELSSGGGPR, translated from the coding sequence ATGAAGTGTGCAAAGGTACAGAAGTGGCTCCTGCGCTACGTGGACGGCGAGTTATCCGAGCGCCAGTCGCGGCGGGTGGCTGACCACCTGCGCGAGTGTGCTTCTTGTGCGCGGGAGGCCGCGCGCTTGGGGGGGCTCTGGCAGGCGGCAGTGCCCCCAGAGGAGTTAGCGCCCTCGGCTGTGCTTTGGTACAAAATTAGGGCACGCACCATAGACGCCGTGCAGGAGAAGAGTGGCTGGGCAGCGTTTGGCGCCCAGTGGGCGCCGGCTTTCTCGACTGCAGGGGTGGTGACCTTCGGCGTGGCGGTGGGCTTGTTGCTGGGCAGGCTGCTCTTTGGGCCTTCGCTGGGAGGGGCGCGCTCGACGAGTGTGCGGCCCACTGGACAACTCGACGCGTTGACTTATCGGCTGGTCTTTGAGGCACTCCCCCCTGGATCCCTGCCCAAGGTCTATTCCGAGTTAAGCTCGGGAGGAGGTCCACGATGA
- a CDS encoding periplasmic heavy metal sensor — protein sequence MKQRALLLALLFSATVNIVLVATLTARLLVPSRREEPPPRPFCDGLALSAHQAQAIDSTRHCFATEVGGVCLALHKERQRLVDLLAAEEPDTQAIAACMDRIDSLQSILQRRAVAAIMHERQILTPEQASAYFAMIRARLNVDVPCQRLAGAGGQGGEDCPVAGSECPNQRR from the coding sequence ATGAAGCAGAGAGCTCTCCTGCTGGCGCTGCTCTTTTCAGCCACCGTGAACATTGTCCTGGTAGCTACTCTGACCGCGCGTCTGCTGGTTCCTTCGCGCCGAGAAGAGCCGCCTCCAAGGCCGTTCTGCGACGGCCTGGCCCTCTCTGCGCACCAGGCCCAGGCCATCGACAGCACGCGTCACTGCTTTGCCACAGAGGTGGGGGGAGTATGTCTGGCGCTGCACAAAGAACGCCAACGGTTGGTGGACCTTCTCGCTGCCGAAGAGCCTGACACGCAGGCCATTGCCGCGTGCATGGACAGGATTGACTCGCTGCAGTCCATCTTGCAGCGGCGGGCGGTGGCAGCCATTATGCACGAGCGCCAGATTCTGACGCCCGAGCAGGCCTCTGCCTACTTCGCCATGATCAGAGCAAGGTTGAACGTGGACGTGCCTTGTCAACGCCTGGCGGGGGCAGGCGGCCAGGGTGGCGAGGATTGTCCGGTTGCAGGGAGTGAATGTCCAAACCAGAGGAGGTGA
- the nifJ gene encoding pyruvate:ferredoxin (flavodoxin) oxidoreductase: protein MRRFEKTSMDGNTAAAHVAYAFSDVAAIYPITPSSPMGELADEWAAKGRKNIFGQVVDVIEMQSEAGAAGAVHGSLSAGAFTTTFTASQGLMLMLPNMHKIAGEMLPTVFHVSARSLACQSLSIFGDHSDVMSARNTGFALMAAACIQEIMDLAVVSHLATLKSKVPFLNFFDGFRSSHEIQKIEVIDYDTMREMLDWRYAEEFRSRALNPERPRVKVGAENPDVYFQGRETVNKYYQACPAIVQEYMDLLAKYVGRQYHLFDYVGAPDADKVIVAMASGCETIEETINYLNAKRGTKLGLVKVRLFRPFAAEEFAKVVPKTVRKIAVLDRTKEPGSIGEPLFLDVVAALKGRPEVTIIGGRYGLSSKEFTPSMVKAVYDHLEGKCSHGFTVGITDDVTFTSIPINERLNTVPEGTISCKFWGLGADGTVGANKNSIKIIGDNTDMYAQGYFQYDSKKSGGITRSHLRFGHSPIQSAYLVEDADFIACHNQAFIGRYDVLEGINEGGVFLLNSNWSREEAFENLTEDVQCTIIEKKVKFYNIDALRISEEVGLGRRINTVMQVAFFLISRVLPRDTAIAMIKDAIKNTYGKKGEDLVKMNWAAVDKTAEALVEVPVPATLPGKHREAKKLVPDDADEFTKNVIEPIMREKGDQIPVSQMPFDGYVPSGTSALEKRGIAPYVPHWIPENCIQCNQCSFVCPHAAIRAKLIDRTLLSGAPATFKTLRATGKDGEKYDYKVQVFVEDCVGCLNCVNECPKEALVAKPIEEERAAGENDNVAFFVSLPENVLSTVVKETTVKGSQFRQPLLEFSGACAGCGETPYVRLLTQLFGERMIIANATGCSSIWGGTFPTIPYTKTPEGYGPAWANSLFEDNAEYGFGMRLAVDANRRQLLSHVDRILAMGVDGELRSALLKAKELWEDTSHTAMENARLIQRLLPGAIAKAGDEAKVVLSRIRELESYFVDKSIWAIGGDGWAYDIGYGGLDHVMAAGRNVNLLVLDTEVYSNTGGQASKATPLGSVARFAESGKPTKKKDLGVMMMSYGYVYVASVAMGANKNQLLKALVEAEAYKGPSIVIAYAPCINHGIDMSLTQQEEKKAVDAGYWVLYRYNPMLKKEGKNPFILDSKEPQIPVAEFLEGEKRYNSLKISFPEKVQDYWPQFQEVVKERYAYYKKLAE, encoded by the coding sequence ATGAGACGTTTTGAGAAAACCTCGATGGACGGCAACACTGCCGCTGCCCATGTCGCCTATGCGTTCAGCGACGTGGCGGCCATCTACCCGATCACCCCTTCGTCCCCCATGGGCGAACTGGCGGATGAGTGGGCAGCCAAGGGACGCAAAAACATCTTCGGCCAGGTGGTGGACGTGATCGAGATGCAGTCGGAGGCGGGAGCCGCCGGTGCGGTGCACGGCTCGCTGTCGGCAGGGGCGTTCACCACGACCTTCACCGCTTCGCAGGGCCTGATGCTCATGCTGCCGAACATGCACAAAATCGCCGGCGAAATGCTGCCTACGGTTTTCCACGTGTCGGCGCGCTCGCTTGCCTGCCAATCGCTGTCCATCTTCGGCGACCACTCCGATGTGATGTCCGCCCGCAACACCGGCTTTGCCCTGATGGCTGCGGCTTGCATCCAGGAGATTATGGACCTGGCGGTGGTCTCGCACCTGGCCACGCTCAAGTCGAAAGTGCCCTTCCTCAACTTCTTTGACGGCTTCCGCAGCTCACATGAAATCCAGAAAATCGAAGTGATCGACTACGACACCATGCGAGAGATGCTCGACTGGCGCTACGCGGAGGAGTTCCGCAGCCGCGCGTTGAATCCGGAGAGGCCGCGCGTCAAGGTCGGTGCCGAAAACCCGGATGTCTACTTCCAGGGTCGCGAGACGGTGAACAAGTACTATCAGGCCTGCCCGGCCATCGTGCAGGAGTACATGGACCTCCTGGCAAAGTACGTGGGCCGGCAATACCACCTGTTCGACTACGTAGGCGCGCCGGACGCCGACAAGGTGATCGTGGCCATGGCCAGCGGCTGCGAGACCATCGAGGAGACCATCAACTACCTCAACGCCAAGCGGGGCACAAAACTTGGCTTAGTGAAGGTGCGCCTGTTCAGGCCGTTTGCCGCTGAGGAATTCGCCAAGGTCGTGCCCAAAACGGTGCGCAAGATCGCGGTATTGGACAGAACCAAGGAGCCGGGCTCCATTGGCGAGCCCCTGTTCTTAGACGTGGTGGCAGCGCTGAAGGGACGGCCGGAGGTCACCATCATCGGCGGCCGCTATGGACTCTCCTCCAAGGAGTTCACCCCTTCGATGGTCAAGGCGGTGTACGACCATCTGGAAGGCAAGTGCAGCCACGGGTTCACGGTGGGCATCACCGATGATGTCACCTTCACCTCGATCCCGATCAACGAGCGGCTCAACACGGTGCCGGAGGGCACTATCTCCTGCAAGTTCTGGGGATTGGGTGCCGATGGCACAGTGGGCGCCAACAAGAACTCCATCAAGATTATCGGCGACAACACCGACATGTACGCGCAGGGGTACTTCCAATACGACTCCAAGAAGTCGGGCGGCATCACGCGCAGTCACCTGCGCTTTGGCCATTCGCCCATCCAGTCCGCCTACTTGGTGGAGGACGCCGACTTTATCGCCTGCCACAACCAGGCCTTCATTGGCCGCTACGACGTCCTGGAAGGGATCAACGAAGGCGGTGTCTTCTTGCTCAACTCCAACTGGTCGCGCGAGGAGGCATTTGAGAACCTCACCGAAGACGTGCAGTGCACCATCATCGAGAAAAAGGTCAAGTTCTACAACATCGACGCCCTGCGCATTTCGGAGGAGGTAGGCCTCGGGCGGCGAATCAACACGGTGATGCAAGTCGCCTTCTTCCTCATCTCCCGCGTGCTGCCCCGCGACACGGCCATTGCCATGATCAAGGACGCCATCAAGAACACCTACGGCAAAAAGGGCGAAGACTTGGTAAAGATGAACTGGGCGGCAGTGGACAAGACGGCAGAGGCACTTGTGGAGGTGCCGGTGCCTGCCACCCTCCCCGGGAAGCATCGCGAGGCCAAGAAGCTCGTGCCCGATGACGCGGATGAGTTCACCAAGAACGTCATCGAGCCCATCATGCGCGAAAAAGGCGATCAGATTCCGGTCTCGCAGATGCCTTTCGATGGATATGTGCCCTCAGGCACTTCTGCCTTGGAGAAGCGCGGCATTGCGCCCTACGTGCCGCACTGGATCCCGGAGAACTGCATCCAGTGCAACCAGTGCTCGTTCGTCTGTCCCCATGCAGCCATTCGCGCCAAGCTCATCGATCGCACCTTGCTGAGCGGCGCCCCCGCCACCTTCAAGACACTGCGCGCCACGGGCAAGGACGGCGAGAAGTACGACTACAAAGTGCAGGTCTTCGTCGAGGACTGCGTCGGGTGCCTCAACTGCGTGAACGAATGCCCGAAGGAGGCGCTGGTGGCCAAGCCCATCGAAGAGGAGCGCGCTGCAGGAGAAAACGACAATGTCGCTTTCTTCGTCTCACTGCCCGAAAACGTGTTGAGCACCGTGGTCAAAGAGACTACGGTCAAGGGAAGCCAGTTCCGGCAGCCCCTCTTGGAGTTCTCGGGTGCGTGCGCTGGCTGTGGCGAGACGCCGTACGTGCGCCTGCTGACGCAACTTTTTGGCGAGCGCATGATTATCGCCAACGCCACCGGCTGCTCCTCAATCTGGGGCGGCACCTTCCCGACCATCCCATACACCAAGACCCCAGAAGGCTACGGTCCCGCCTGGGCGAACTCGCTCTTTGAGGACAATGCGGAGTATGGTTTCGGCATGCGCTTGGCAGTGGATGCCAACCGTCGGCAGTTGCTGAGCCACGTGGACCGCATCTTAGCCATGGGCGTCGATGGCGAGCTGAGGAGCGCGCTCCTCAAGGCCAAGGAGCTGTGGGAAGACACCAGCCATACCGCCATGGAGAATGCGCGCCTCATCCAGCGGCTGCTCCCCGGCGCAATCGCCAAGGCCGGCGACGAGGCGAAGGTGGTGTTGAGCCGCATCCGCGAGTTGGAGAGCTACTTCGTGGACAAGAGCATCTGGGCCATTGGCGGCGATGGCTGGGCCTACGACATCGGCTACGGCGGCCTGGACCACGTCATGGCCGCGGGCAGAAACGTGAACTTGCTGGTTCTGGATACTGAGGTCTATTCCAACACCGGCGGCCAGGCCTCCAAGGCCACGCCCCTGGGCTCGGTGGCCCGCTTTGCCGAGTCCGGCAAGCCGACCAAGAAGAAAGACCTGGGAGTGATGATGATGAGCTACGGCTACGTGTACGTCGCCTCGGTGGCCATGGGCGCCAACAAGAATCAGTTGCTCAAGGCCCTGGTCGAGGCTGAGGCATACAAGGGGCCTTCTATCGTCATCGCCTACGCGCCGTGCATAAACCACGGGATCGACATGTCCTTGACCCAGCAGGAAGAGAAAAAGGCGGTGGATGCGGGCTACTGGGTGTTGTATCGCTACAATCCCATGCTCAAGAAAGAGGGCAAGAACCCCTTCATTCTCGATTCGAAGGAGCCGCAGATCCCGGTGGCAGAGTTCTTGGAAGGCGAGAAGCGCTACAACTCGCTGAAGATCAGCTTCCCGGAGAAGGTACAGGACTACTGGCCACAGTTCCAGGAGGTGGTCAAGGAGCGGTACGCCTACTACAAGAAGCTGGCTGAGTAG